A stretch of DNA from Penaeus monodon isolate SGIC_2016 chromosome 20, NSTDA_Pmon_1, whole genome shotgun sequence:
TTTGTATTTGGATACTCCCGCGTCGTGCGAGAGGGgaataacaaacagaaagacatcgTGTGTTTGCTTGATTATTATGTGACGAAAAAGTCGAACACGGTCGTTTTCCTTTTATATCGACGCGGTTATCCGTATGctactttctattctttctttttttcttctttcttcgtattttttttccttttctcttcttcttctccatcctttccttccGTCTACTTCAGTTTGCAAGGAATGGGTATGTCATGACGATTTTTCGTTTATTCATGTTTGTATCCATTTGTTTTGAAATTTATTCATGtaagtgtttatttgtgtatttctattacatttacgtgatgatttttgtgtctttatttgtttagtttaCAACTTATTCCTTACCTGttattttgtttggttatttaTGAATTCATTAACTGATTTACGTGAATGGCCGGTGATCtatgttcagtttttgtttctctttccttattacaGCTGAATCGTCTGGTCTCTGTAGTGTCATTGGTCGACTGTTCATGGCCGACCCTGGTTTCCAAGGTTAGATGTTAGTCTCAATAAAAAAAGCtctatcctcttttcttcttaaattattagaaaagaaaggatatctattaaaaataaataaatacaaaaaaaaagagagaattgaaaTGTAAACTAACgggaaaaaactgaaaagaaagaaaaaacagaaaattagattTCAACAGCTNNNNNNNNNNNNNNNNNNNNNNNNNNNNNNNNNNNNNNNNNNNNNNNNNNNNNNNNNNNAACAGATTTCGGGAACGTGCATGGATCTCCCGACGGTCactgacagacaaaaaacacCAGACGTATTCTAAGCAGGGACTCACATGCATGGCGGACCAGCTTGGCTAAGGCCCGCACAGGTTTCAGTCGCTAcaaatccccccttcccccaaatagATAGAACAATAATCATATGGGATttcaaaggaaaataattttttttttctttctctcctcttcttcacatAATCAAGCAGATAACGTGAGAATGTGCTTCAAGTGCCTTGGTCGGGATGCTTGTCTGGAACCCAAATACGCGACGGTCCAAATATGCAGCCCCGACGTGCACCGCTGCGTCACCAAACTCACTGTCAGCAAGGTCACAGGTATGTCCAAGCTTGTGCCTCTATGGGGTAGGNNNNNNNNNNNNNNNNNNNNNNNNNNNNNNNNNNTTGTAGAGAAGGGTGNNNNNNNNNNNNNNNNNNNNNNNNNNNNNNNNNNNNNNNNNNNNNNNNNNNNNNNNNNNNNNNNNNNNNNNNNNNNNNNNNNNNNNNNNNNNNNNNNNNNNNNNNNNNNNNNNNNNNNNNNNNNNNNNNNNNNNNNNNNNNNNNNNNNNNNNNNNNNNNNNNNNNNNNNNNNNNNNNNNNNNNNNNNNNNNNNNNNNNNNNNNNNNNNNNNNNNNNNNNNNNNNNNNNNNNNNNNNNNNNNNNNNNNNNNNNNNNNNNNNNNNNNNNNNNNNNNNNNNNNNNNNNNNNNNNNNNNNNNNNNNNNNNNNNNNNNNNNNNNNNNNNNNNNNNNNNNNNNNNNNNNNNNNNNNNNNNNNNNNNNNNNNNNNNNNNNNNNNNNNNNNNNNNNNNNNNNNTTTGAAATCGATATCTTCGATTATTTCTGCGATCAGTAATCGATTAGTTTTCGATTATTTTNNNNNNNNNNNNNNNNNNNNNNNNNNNNNNNNNNNNNNNNNNNNNNNNNNNNNNNNNNNNNNNNNNNNNNNNNNNNNNNNNNNNNNNNNNNNNNNNNNNNNNNNNNNNNNNNNNNNNNNNNNNNNNNNNNNNNNNNNNNNNNNNNNNNNNNNNNNNNNNNNNNNNNNNNNNNNNNNNNNNNNNNNNNNNNNNNNNNNNNNNNNNNNNNNNNNNNNNNNNNNNNNNNNNNNNNNNNNNNNNNNNNNNNNNNNNNNNNNNNNNNNNNNNNNNNNNNNNNNNNNNNNNNNNNNNNNNNNNNNNNNNNNNNNNNNNNNNNNNNNNNNNNNNNNNNNNNNNNNNNNNNNNNNNNNNNNNNNNNNNNNNNNNNNNNNNNNNNNNNNNNNNNNNNNNNNNNNNNNNNNNNNNNNNNNNNNNNNNNNNNNNNNNNNNNNNNNNNNNNNNNNNNNNNNNNNNNNNNNNNNNNNNNNNNNNNNNNNGTTTTACTCTTCCACTCTgcataggcctacacacacacgttctctttccccttccttgcctTCCCCTTAACCACGCCCCCGTAATCCCGCAGGAGCCAGCGTCTCGGAGCAGTACTGCGGAAGCCCTGAGGTCCTGGAGGACAGCCTGCAGGTGCTGGAAGACAAATGTTACTCCAATGACATCAGCTGGGACAGTCGTCGTACCCAGACGACTTTCTGCTACTGCTCCTACGACCTCTGTAACGTGTCGTCCCATCTCCGCGCTCCGTCGTGGTCATTTCTGGTCGCGTTGGGCGTGTTGGCGATGCTCTCGACGACCGTGATTTCTGAGCATTTCTCGTGACGGATGCCGACGGTGGAGGGCCGAAAGGGAGGATGTTCTCGGTCCTCTGGTGTGCCGGTTTGGTATTATTCCGGAATGAgactttattctatatatatgtattgtttgccAAAGACTGAGGTGAAGGAACGAGGTACTGGTAAATCGCGTGAAAAGATATTTGCTGAGATTTAACGAGAACACTGCACGTGGTGACCCTTTAACATGGTGAAACATCATCATGCTGGAATATGAATTATTGTGTAGCATTTCCAAGTAGAGGAATAGAGGATATGGTGAACAAAGAGACAATATTTGTATAAAGAAGAGACGGAAAGCCCTAGTCACTCCCAGCGAAGAGTCACCAAGCCAGCCTTCCCAACTTCACCTCAACTTGTCCATGTCACAAAGTGTTCCATGAACGCACAACGCTCACGTGGTACAAAGATACGCCTCTCATACGGTGCGAACTCATAACGTGTCTGTCCCCCTTTTACCTGCTTGAATAAATTAAATACCTTTTTCAGGAACTATTTTTTAAATGCAATCAT
This window harbors:
- the LOC119585709 gene encoding uncharacterized protein LOC119585709 isoform X6; this translates as MTPSWCGVVLTAMVLVLTRPSWADNVRMCFKCLGRDACLEPKYATVQICSPDVHRCVTKLTVSKVTGASVSEQYCGSPEVLEDSLQVLEDKCYSNDISWDSRRTQTTFCYCSYDLCNVSSHLRAPSWSFLVALGVLAMLSTTVISEHFS
- the LOC119585709 gene encoding uncharacterized protein LOC119585709 isoform X5, coding for MTPSWCGVVLTAMVLVLTRPSWAADNVRMCFKCLGRDACLEPKYATVQICSPDVHRCVTKLTVSKVTGASVSEQYCGSPEVLEDSLQVLEDKCYSNDISWDSRRTQTTFCYCSYDLCNVSSHLRAPSWSFLVALGVLAMLSTTVISEHFS
- the LOC119585709 gene encoding uncharacterized protein LOC119585709 isoform X4, which codes for MFNGSGRSESSGLCSVIGRLFMADPGFQDNVRMCFKCLGRDACLEPKYATVQICSPDVHRCVTKLTVSKVTGASVSEQYCGSPEVLEDSLQVLEDKCYSNDISWDSRRTQTTFCYCSYDLCNVSSHLRAPSWSFLVALGVLAMLSTTVISEHFS
- the LOC119585709 gene encoding uncharacterized protein LOC119585709 isoform X3, producing the protein MFNGSGRSESSGLCSVIGRLFMADPGFQADNVRMCFKCLGRDACLEPKYATVQICSPDVHRCVTKLTVSKVTGASVSEQYCGSPEVLEDSLQVLEDKCYSNDISWDSRRTQTTFCYCSYDLCNVSSHLRAPSWSFLVALGVLAMLSTTVISEHFS
- the LOC119585709 gene encoding uncharacterized protein LOC119585709 isoform X1, giving the protein MTPSWCGVVLTAMVLVLTRPSWAAESSGLCSVIGRLFMADPGFQADNVRMCFKCLGRDACLEPKYATVQICSPDVHRCVTKLTVSKVTGASVSEQYCGSPEVLEDSLQVLEDKCYSNDISWDSRRTQTTFCYCSYDLCNVSSHLRAPSWSFLVALGVLAMLSTTVISEHFS
- the LOC119585709 gene encoding uncharacterized protein LOC119585709 isoform X2; protein product: MTPSWCGVVLTAMVLVLTRPSWAAESSGLCSVIGRLFMADPGFQDNVRMCFKCLGRDACLEPKYATVQICSPDVHRCVTKLTVSKVTGASVSEQYCGSPEVLEDSLQVLEDKCYSNDISWDSRRTQTTFCYCSYDLCNVSSHLRAPSWSFLVALGVLAMLSTTVISEHFS